The Bicyclus anynana chromosome 3, ilBicAnyn1.1, whole genome shotgun sequence genome has a window encoding:
- the LOC112053876 gene encoding eukaryotic translation initiation factor 3 subunit H — MASRGGPSRRVPESDAAITYVQCDGLAVMKIVKHCHEESCSNMEVAQGALLGLVVENRLEITNCFPFPKHDEAMDEEEYQLDMMRRLRRVNVDHFHVGWYQSADVGNFLSQSLLESQYHYQTSIEESVVVIYDTKKSARGFLTLKAYRLTPQAIAMYKENDYTPEALRNLKIGYESLFVEVPIVIRNSPLTNIMMSELSEMIPEEEGSKFLDLGTASVLEGQLRSLMERVDELNQEAIKFNRYQQLVVRQQQDKHRWLLKRAQENAARAAKDEAPLPEEDVNKLFKPHPVPPRLNPMIVAGQINTYSQHISQFCSQSLAKLYLTQALQNAKEGKQNN, encoded by the exons atggcGAGTCGCGGAGGACCATCTAGACGCGTTCCTGAAAGTGATGCCGCAATCACCTACGTTCAATGCGATGGCCTG gCGGTAATGAAAATAGTGAAACATTGCCACGAGGAATCATGCAGCAACATGGAGGTAGCCCAGGGGGCTCTGCTGGGTCTGGTGGTGGAAAATCGCCTTGAGATCACCAACTGCTTCCCATTCCCCAAGCATGATGAAGCCATGGATGAGGAAGAGTACCAACTGGACATGATGCGTAGACTTCGGAGAGTCAATGTGGATCACTTCCATGTGGGATG GTATCAGAGTGCAGATGTGGGCAACTTTCTGAGCCAGTCTCTGCTGGAGTCACAGTACCACTACCAGACGTCTATTGAAGAGAGTGTGGTGGTCATCTATGATACCAAGAAGTCTGCCAGGGGATTCCTTACACTGAAGGCTTATCGCTTGACTCCTCAG gcCATAGCGATGTACAAGGAGAATGACTACACACCAGAAGCGCTCCGTAACCTCAAGATTGGGTATGAGAGTCTGTTTGTGGAGGTGCCCATAGTGATCCGCAACTCGCCGCtcactaatattatgatgtcAGAGCTATCTGAGATGATTCCAGAGGAGGAAGGGTCCAAGTTCCTTGATCTTGGTACCGCTTCTGTTCTTGAAG GTCAACTCAGAAGCCTAATGGAGCGTGTTGATGAACTGAACCAAGAAGCCATCAAGTTCAACCGCTACCAACAATTGGTGGTCCGTCAGCAACAAGACAAGCACAGATGGTTGCTCAAGAGAGCACAAGAGAACGCAGCCAGGGCGGCCAAGGACGAGGCACCTCTGCCCGAGGAAGATGTCAATAAGCTCTTTAAACCTCACCCCGTACCGCCCAGGCTTAACCCCATGATTGTGGCCGGTCAGATCAACACTTACAGCCAGCATATAAGCCAGTTCTGCTCGCAAAGTCTGGCTAAGTTATATCTGACCCAAGCATTACAGAATGCTAAGGAAGGGAAACAAAACAATTAG